TCCGTCAAAGATATGAAAAAAGCTCCCTTACCATCACAACAAATCTCCCATTAGGTTTATGGGATGAAATATTTACAAGCAAACTAGCAGCTACTGCAATATTAGATAGGCTAGTTCACCATTGTCACATCATTAGTATAACAGGTGATAGTTATCGATCGAGTAAAGGAAAAAAATTAAAGGGGCACGACCTTGGAAAAAACAGTGAAAGTATCGATGTTGATTTTGATTAACTAGTGAAGATATTTAATGAAGAAAGTACAAACCAGGTAATTATTAACCTTAAAAAACTAGAAGCTAACGGCTATAAGGTGGTGATAAACTAATCTGAATTTCCATTTTTGATATGGAAAAGGGGTCAGCTTTAGGCAGCTTTACTTGATAATCTACAACAGAACTTTTTTAAAAACTTCTATAAAAGGTGGTATTTATGGAGAATACATTAGTATTTATGTTTTCAGGTCAAGGATCACAATATTATCAAATGGGAAAAGCGTTATTTGTACAACATCCAGTTTTTCAGAAATGGATGCTTAAACTAGATAAAACTATGCAAGAGATTAGCGGCAACTCAATAATAGATCAATTGTATAATGAGAAAAACTCAGTCGCTGAAGAATTTAATGATATCTTATATACTTATCCTGCGACTTTTATGGTTGAGTATGCATTAGCTCAGGTTATGTTAGAAAGTGGAATAGAACCAGATTATGTTCTGGGTACGAGTATGGGAGAGTTTGCATCAGCAGCTGTAGCCGGTGTTATAGAGGTTGAAGAAATAATGGAATTAGTTATTAAACAAGCACAATCTATTGAGTACCACTGT
The sequence above is drawn from the Clostridium formicaceticum genome and encodes:
- a CDS encoding ATP-binding protein translates to MNVFKEGILIDNNHIESLLKKFKLLDMREKFEEEIQLAIDKKLSYRFFQLIRQRYEKSSLTITTNLPLGLWDEIFTSKLAATAILDRLVHHCHIISITGDSYRSSKGKKLKGHDLGKNSESIDVDFD